Within Endomicrobiales bacterium, the genomic segment CTTCTGTATTGTTTGAAAAGTTTTTAATGGAGCTTAGTTCGGTTGGTTCAATTAGTTTTTCAAATCCAACCCATGCACGAAGTAGTCCACTGCCCATTTCGGCTGAGTAGTAATTTGTAAATTCAAAGGGGAAAACTTCACTTATAATATCACTTTTTCCAAGAGATTTACTTAACAAACATATTGATTTTTCAATAAGTTCTTTAGTCGGTGCTATTATCCCAGAAAATGCTTTTACCACTTGAGGTTCTTTTGCTGTGCCCATGGTTATTGCTCATCACCTGTAAGTGTTTTTAACCCGGATTTTGCAACTTGATTTGGTATATCTTGTGGCAGCGCCCGCCTTGGGTGGGAATTAGTCAAAATCGCACAAACCTATTACAAAGTTCGGGTTAAAATCTATTAAAGGGAAACCTGAAAACTTATTAGCACTGTGATGTGCAAAAAAGGTTTTCAGAACTTCCCCTTAAAAAATTATTTCTTTTCTTCTAATGTAACAACAATGCCACCGATCTTGTTGGAAAGCCAATTGTAAAGAAGGGCAATTACCGTAATTCCTAATAACATAATTACTGTGTAAAGAACCACGAAAATTAACCATGAAATAAGGCGTGTGGCAGTGCCAAGGCCTGCGGCAACTTCTGTTGTAAGAATGAAAAATGTGAAAAGTCCAATAACAACAGGGACGATAGCGAAAATAGCCGGCAAAAGCTTAAGCATTGATACAAGATTGAACTTCTTTACTTCATAAATCATGATGCCTCCTGTTTTGTTTTGCGGTGTGTGCCATATCGGCCACATCGTAAAGATTTGAAGTGTTACTGTAAATCCGTGATAAATTGTAACTAATTTACTAAAAACAATACAAGTTAAAATTTGTAATTTAAAATAATACTTTTGTTAGAAAGATAATTCAGTGGCAAGTTTGTATAAATTCATGTCCAGCTTTTTTTCATTTTTAATTGCGATTGAAAGGGGAATGTTAGAAACTTTGCCGTTTTGTAAAACCACAAGGCGATTTTTTGCGCCGCTTTTAAGCAACCTTACAGCGTATGCGCCAAACTGGCTTGCAAGTATTCTTGAGCGCGCAGAAGGCGAGCCGCCGCGTTGAATGTAACCAAGTGAGCTTAAACGCACCTCTAGGCCGGATTTATTTTCTAGTTGTTTTGTAAATTCCATTGAATTGCCGGCACCTTCCGCATACACAACAATTATAGAAGTTTTACCTGATGCGTTTGCCGCTTTAAGCCCTTTTGCAATTGTTGGTATGTTTGGTTTTATCTCAGGTATAATAACTAAGTCAGCGCCTGACGATATTCCTATTGCAAGTGCCAAAAAGCCGTGTTCCCTGCCCATAACTTCAACTACAAAAACTCTTTCGTGGCTTGCGGCTGTGTCGCGAATCTTGTCAATTGCCCTCATGGCTGTATCAAGCGCTGTGTCAAAGCCAATGGTTTCATCGGTGCCAAATACATCATTATCAATAGAGCCGGGAATACAAACAACAGGAATGCCTTTTTGCGATATTTTTGTTCCGGCCGCAAGTGAGCCGTCACCACCTATTACCACAAGCCCGTCTAATGAGAGATTTTTTAAAGTGTTAACGGCTTTTTGCAAGCCCTCTTTTGTGCGCATTTGCGGGCAACGGCCGGTTTTTAAAATTGTGCCGCCTTTGTCTAAAATTCCGCTGACAAAGTTTCTGCTAAGTTTTTCTACCTGATTTTCCAATAGGCCGCGAAAGCCGCGTTGCACACCGTAAACCTCAATGCCAAGAAAAAGCGCCTCGCGCACTACCGCGCGAATTGCCGCATTCATGCCGGGAGCATCACCGCCTGATGTAATTACCGCAATTCTTTTCACTTTAACCTCGCCAGTTTAGTGTTACAGATGTAAGTTGCGAAAACCTTGATGATTTTACAATGCTAAAAAAGTTATTGAATTTATAAAAAGTGTTTAACTTAATTTTTCTTTTAAAATTTTATTTACAATTGCAGGGTTTGCTTTGCCCTGAGATTTTTTCATGACCGCGCCAACAAGCGAGCCAAGAGCTCTTTCTTTGCCTGCCTTAAACTCTTCAATAGCTTTTGGGTTTTGCGCAATTACTTCGTCACAAAGTTTAGAAATTTCCGACTCGTCTGAAATTTGCACCAGGTCTTTTTCTTTTATAATTTCCTCAGGGTTTTTTGAAGTTGTAAACATTTCTTCAAAAACAATTTTCGCGATTTTCCCTGAAATTAATCCGCTGGCAATTTGTTGTGCCAATGCGGCAAGGTTTTGTGGAGTTATGGGAGATTCTTCTATAGATATATTATTTGCATTTAAGCGGCCAAGTAGTTCTGTGGTGATCCAGTTACAAAGTGGTTTTGCGTATGTTTTTTTGTCGCTGCCTGCGCAAAAAAGGGCTTTTTCGTAATAATCTGAGAGAGCTTTATCGGAGCTTAGCACACTTGCATCGTAATCGCTTAAGCCAAGCTCGGCAATAAAGCGTTCTTTTTTTGCGGTTGGAAGTTCTGGTATGCGTTTGCGCATTTGCTCAATAAACTCATCGCTTAATGTAAGCGGTAAAAGGTCGGGTTCGGGGAAGTATCTATAATCGTGAGCTTCTTCTTTTGAGCGCATTGAGTGAGATGTTTGTGTTGCCGCATCCCAAAGGCGGGTTTCCATAGCCACTTTGCCGCCGCTTAAAATAAGCTCTATTTGCCGTTTAACTTCGTACTCAAGAGCGTCGCGTACATTTTTTAACGAGTTCATATTTTTAAGTTCGGCTTTTGTGCCAAACTCTTTTTGGCCAATGGGGCGAATGCTTATATTCGCGTCGCAGCGGAACTTGCCTTCTTCCATATTGCACTCAGAAACGCCCAGATACTCTAAAATTGTTTTAAGCGCGGTAAGGTACAAGTAGGCCTCTTCCGGCGAGCGCATATCCGGTTCTGAAACAATTTCCATTAAGGGTACACCGGTACGGTTTAAATCAACAAGCGAGTATTCAAGTTCGCGGTTGCCGATGGCGTGTAAAAGTTTTCCGGCATCTTCTTCAAGATGAATT encodes:
- a CDS encoding 6-phosphofructokinase, encoding MKRIAVITSGGDAPGMNAAIRAVVREALFLGIEVYGVQRGFRGLLENQVEKLSRNFVSGILDKGGTILKTGRCPQMRTKEGLQKAVNTLKNLSLDGLVVIGGDGSLAAGTKISQKGIPVVCIPGSIDNDVFGTDETIGFDTALDTAMRAIDKIRDTAASHERVFVVEVMGREHGFLALAIGISSGADLVIIPEIKPNIPTIAKGLKAANASGKTSIIVVYAEGAGNSMEFTKQLENKSGLEVRLSSLGYIQRGGSPSARSRILASQFGAYAVRLLKSGAKNRLVVLQNGKVSNIPLSIAIKNEKKLDMNLYKLATELSF
- the gatB gene encoding Asp-tRNA(Asn)/Glu-tRNA(Gln) amidotransferase subunit GatB, producing MQFETVIGLEVHSQLKTNSKIFCGCSTHFGAEPNTNICPVCTGQPGVLPVLNKKVVEYIVTTGLALSCAINKTSVFSRKQYFYPDLPKNYQISQYDMPVCGLGYIDITVGQAIKRIGITRIHLEEDAGKLLHAIGNRELEYSLVDLNRTGVPLMEIVSEPDMRSPEEAYLYLTALKTILEYLGVSECNMEEGKFRCDANISIRPIGQKEFGTKAELKNMNSLKNVRDALEYEVKRQIELILSGGKVAMETRLWDAATQTSHSMRSKEEAHDYRYFPEPDLLPLTLSDEFIEQMRKRIPELPTAKKERFIAELGLSDYDASVLSSDKALSDYYEKALFCAGSDKKTYAKPLCNWITTELLGRLNANNISIEESPITPQNLAALAQQIASGLISGKIAKIVFEEMFTTSKNPEEIIKEKDLVQISDESEISKLCDEVIAQNPKAIEEFKAGKERALGSLVGAVMKKSQGKANPAIVNKILKEKLS